Sequence from the Halodesulfovibrio aestuarii DSM 17919 = ATCC 29578 genome:
GCCCGAAGTGCTGATGCAGAAACACGGATGATCTCATATCTGCAAGATTTGCGGGAAGTGTTGCGGCTTGAATCAGGAGCAGGGGTACGGGTGTTGCGTATGTGGCTGGATGAAGCATGCATGAATAACAGGCTTGCACGGGATGAGCATATGCGGGAACGGGTTGCGCTGCTGGAATATGCCCGTGACCGTATGGCAGATGTCGCCTTGGCAGATCCGGTTTGTCATGTGCGGTTACAACTTCAGTTTTCACAGGAGTGGGCATCGGCAGAGATAAACTGACTGTAACAATGACAGCCGGAATAATAACGAACGGTACTCGTTAGCGCCGTCGAAATGGGAGGATAGATATGCATACCGCAATGGATAGAAATGGAACTGGGGCAGAGGCGGATAAGGGAGGCGGACCGCAGGGGAGTACAAACATGGGGCAGCTTGCCCAAACGGAGCATGCCCTTGCATCTGGCTCAAAAGATGGACAGGGCTCGGGACAGAGTGCCCCCCCGACTTCCCAGCAGCCAAGCGGAACGGGGTATTCGGGACACACCGTACTAGACGGTAAAACTCAAGCATCTCCGCAGGGTGCAGAGAGCACAGGAAATATTGTTTCGAAGGGCATTGAGCCGAAAGGAAGTAGCCAGAACGGGAGCGCTTTGGGCACAGATGCTTCTCAGGAGGGACACGTTCAGCCGTTCGCCGTGAAGTTTCCAGAGGATATGCCTGTAACTCAGGAACTTTTGGATAATTATCAGGCGTTCTGTGCTGACTGCGGTTTGAATAATGAACAGGCACAGCAGGCTGTTGATTTCTATTTGAAAGAGCAGGCGCGGCAGATGGATGCCGAGCGCGAACTGTCCATGCATATTCTGGAGAGTGGGCCATGGAAAGGGCAGTTTGAACAGCGTCTTTCTGTGGCAAACAGTGCTGTACGTGCTCTGAATACTCAATTGGGAGGTCGGTTACAGCCGATGCTTGAGGCTGGATTGGGGAATAATCACATTTTTGCGGAGATGATGGCGTGTGTCGGAGACTTGCTTCAAGAGGAAAATTTTATTCCGCACGCAGGCGGTGGCGCTACTCCCCGTTCTATGTCCACTGAGGATTTTTTACGTAATGAAGTATTTAAAACCCGCTAGGAGGGGATAATTATGGGTGCGACACTTAAAGAACTTGCAACAGTTCACAGCGCAAAACAGCCACAGCAGGTAGACAGTTTAACAGAAGAAGCACCGGTACTGGGGGTCATTCCTTTTGAAGAAGCGTCCCATGGTCTGTGGAATATGTATGAAGAAGTGACAGATGTCGAAGGTGCAGGATGGGTTGAAATGAATGCACCGCTTCCCGGAGTCGATGTGACGAGTGATCTAAAAAAAGTAGATCTTTCAATTCTCGGTGGGGAAATCGAGTGTCCGGAAGACACAGCGCGCATGTTCGGTAATAAAGAAGCTTATTTTGCCCGTAAGCTTCCAAAGATTATCCGTAAGTCCGGTATGGCTGCGGAACAGCGTATCATTTACGATAACTTCCTGCGTTGGGCTGCGGATAACAAGCGTATGGTAAGTGCAGGTGCAACCTCAGACGATTGTTACTCAGTTCTTGCGGTACGTTTTGTTTCCGGCGAGACAACCGGTCTTTATTCAAGTGAAAGCTTCAAGCAGGGAACCTTACTTGATGTGCAGCCCATTAACGGGGGACAGCTCTATAAGGCATCTTCCGGTAAGCATGAAGGCGTACTTTGCTACGGTTGCCGTCTAAAAGCATACTTCGGCTTGCAGATTGCCAATGAGCATTCTGTTGCCGCGTTGGTTAACATTAATAAAAAAAATACTCCAACTGCCATGATGATTGACGATTTGCTTGCAGACGTGCGCGCAACTTCTGGTACCACCTATCTCTTTATGCACGGGAAAGCGCAGACGTTGCTCAATGAACATAAGGGCAAGTCTCTTCAGGTACTTCCTAGTGGTCGAGATCTTGATCGTCAGATCACACATTGGAACGGTGTAGAAATTGTGACCTCGTACAACTTCCTTGACGGCACTGAAGCAGCGCGAACTGTCTAACGCAAAAAAGATGAGATTACTATGTACAAACATACCTTGCGAGTAAATGGTGAGTATTTGGCAAAGGCGCAGACACTTCCTTCTAATTCAGGTGTTGTGGGTAATGGGGGCTCTATTAAAGCCGGTTCAACAATGGGGGCTGTTGAAGTGGTAATGGCTGCGGCAGATGAGGTGAGCATTCCGGCAGAAACTCAGGTTTTGTTACAGCTTGAAGGTAGTGATGATAAAAGTGTTTTTACACTTATGCCTGTGAACCACGTGGTAACGACGTCTGCCGATGTAACAACATATAAGGAGGGGGACGAACTTGCCCGTCTGCCGGTAGCTTCTAATGCTCCAAAGCATGTGCGTTGCCGTATTTCCACAAACAAAACAGGCATAGTTGGAACCGTGGATGTTTTCTGCGACTTCCTGCCGCGTTAATTAGTCTTGCGTTGTAGCACTTAGCGTTATTCATAATGTCCAGAGAGCAGTGCTTGCTTTCTGGACATTTGTGGATGCTGGAACAGGAGCTTTTTATGAAGTCAGTGATCTCTATTTGTAATAAAGGGTTACAGTACGTAGGGGGGAGCCCGATTGTTTCACTTGAAGAAAATACACGTGGTGCCGAGTTATGTAATCAACTGTATGCAGAGGTGCGTGATGAATTGCTTGAATCACATCACTGGAGTTTTGCAACCCGCTATGTACGCTTACCAAAGTTGCCGGAATCACCACCCTTTTATTTCGCCTGCGCCTATCAGTTGCCCGCGGATTGCATCGGTGTACGGCAGTTGCAGGACAGTAAACCTTTTGAGGTGGTGGAAGGGCGGGTCTTGTACACCGACAGTACTCCTGCCAAGGCGATTATCACTGTTCGTGTGACTGATCCTGCCTTATATCCTGCTTTATTTGTAGAGGTCATGGCGCGAAAACTCGCCGCAGAACTGGCTGTGCCGTTGATGAACAGCGCAAAGCTGGAACAAACCATGTACAGCAAATTTGTTGATTCTTTTGCGCGTGCTGCGGCGGTAGATGGTGCGGAAGGTGTGCAGCAGATTGATGAGTCGGATGGCTGGCTACAGGCAAGAACCCTTTAGTAAGATTCTTTAGCAGGTTCTGACGGGGCTGAGTGACAGGGGAGAATAAAATGAGTGCAGTTACTGTTATACAGAACAATTTTAACGGGGGAGAGCTGTCTCCGCTTATGGGAGCGCGTACTGATCAGGTTCGGTATGGCAATGGATGTAAAAAATTGCATAATATGATGGTGCTTCCTCATGGGCCTGCATCGAGGCGTCCCGGTTTTCAATTCTTGGGGAAATGCCGTGACGGCGGGACGCGTGTCCGACTTGTCCCGTTTACGTTTAATGCAGATCAGGCGTACGTTCTGGAATTTGGCAATAAATATATGCGGGTATGGAAGGATGGCGGGCTTGTGACAAATCTTACGGGGCGACCTATAGAAATCGGTACTCCTTGGACGAGTGACATCGTAGATTCACTTTCTGTGTGCCAGTCTGCCGATGTGTTGTTTGTCGCCAGTGCCTCCTGTCCTCCATATAAAGTTTGTCGAACGGGACACGCTTTGTGGCACCTTGAGCGGGTTGTTTTAGGGAGCCGGATGAAGCCTCCGACAGATTTGGAAGTGACTAAAAAAGGTACAGCTTCAAGAGAATATTCGTATGTTGTTACTGCTATTGATCCATTTACTCGAGAAGAAAGTGAACCGTCTGTTGCAATAACCCTTCAGGGGCCGGAAACAATTTCCGTAGAATCTTCCATCACGCTTACATGGGAGTCAGAACATAATGATGCCATATATGCTGTATATAAATGCTGGAATGAATCTGGAAAATTTGGATTTGTTGGGCAGGCCAAAAGCAGGAAGTGGGTGGACAGGGGCGCTAGCCCTGATTTTTCGGAAGGTTTTCCCATATACCGCACGATGTTTCAGCGCGCTGATGAATATCCGAGCTCTGTGCAGTTTTACCAGCAACGTTTGTGTTTTGCCGCAACCAACAACCAGCCGCAGACTATTTGGATGAGCCAATCTGGCAGTTATAATAATTTTAATATTTCTGATCCATTGCGTGATGATGACAGTGTCGCTGCAACAATTGCGGCAGAACGGGTTAACAAGATTGAATGGATGGTTCCGGGGCGTCAACTCATTGTAGGTACCGCTGGTAGCGAATGGAGTTTGAGTGGCGGTGAGAACAAGGCCGTCACACCTTCATCTATTAAGTTTGAGCGGCAGAGTGTGATCGGGGCAGCGCCGTTAGCGCCGTTGGTTGTGGGAGAAAACATTCTTTTTCTTCAACAAGGCGGTAAAGTAATTCGTGAGCTTCAGTATTCGTTGCAAAAAGATGGTTATATGGGGACGGAGCTTTCTATCCTTTCCGAACACCTGCTTAAGGACAATCCTGTTGTGTCATGGGCATACCAGCAAGAGCCGTATTCTGTTGTCTGGTGCGTGTTGTCTGATGGCTCCTTAGCTGCGTTCACCTATGAGCGTGAACATGATGTTATCGGATGGCATAAACATTCGTCTGAAGGACATTTTGAATCCGTCTGCTGTATTCATGGAGATAGGGGCGATGAACTGTGGTGTGTTGTGACCCGTGTCGTTAATGGAAAAAACTGCCGTTATGTTGAGCGGTTGGCTCCCTACGGTGTCAACGGCATAGAAGAGCAGTTTTTTGTTGATTCAGGCGTAAGCTATCATGGAGAGAAGGCAGAGACTTTTTCAGGTTTGGAGCATCTTGAAGGTGAAAGTATTCAAGCTTTAGCAGACGGGTTTGTGATACCGCCCCAAGTGGTTTCAGAAGGCAGCATTACTTTGTCACATGCTGCTTCTGTTGTGCACATTGGATTGCCATATACATCGGAATTAATTCCAATGGAGCAGGAAGTTATACTGCAAAGCGGGAGTAGCAGAGGACGAACTCGAAGAGTCAGCAGGGTAAGTTTGCATGTGCATGAGACTGCCGGTCTTCAAGTCGGAGTAGGAAGTACTGCTCCACAGCCGGTGCCATTGCGCGAAGATGCAGGACTGGATCTAGCTCCGGCGCTGTTTAGTGGTGAGACGGTTGTTGAAGTTAATGGCGGGTATGAAATTCAGTCAAATGTTGTTTTCAGGCAGTGTGAGCCGCTTCCGGCAACATTACTCTCATATTCAATGCAGGTTGAGATGGGTGAGCGATGATTGTTCGTAAGGGAGGAATCGAGGATGCTATTGCGTTGCAGGGCCGTTTACGAAAACAGGATTATGACGAAGTATGGGCTGCTTACGGACATAATCCGGATGAGGTGCTTGTGGCATGTGCGCAATATTCAACGATGCTTTGGTGTGCTGAAATACATGATGTCGTTGCAGCTGTCATTGGTGTAGCCCCATCAATAAAAAGCGATTGCGAAGGACAACCGTGGATGCTTGGAACTGATGACATTTGTTCTGACACGAAGGCTTTTTTACGTTGGCCGCTGGAACTTTTGCCATTGATGCATCGTGTTTATCCAGTGCTTCGTAACATGGTCGATGCTCGTAATAAAAATTCTATTCAATGGCTTCGTCGCATGGGGTTTACTTTGGCACAAGATACAGTTCCATATGGACCATTTGGAATACCATTTTATGAGTTTTATAAGGAGGACTTGGTATGTGTTCGGTAGCAGGGGTTGGAGCATTGTTGGCTGTTGCTGCTTCGGCAGTTTCAAGTAATCAGGGGAGCGCGAAGGTGAAAATAAGTCGCTCGGCTGTAAACACAGCGCCGGTTGATGCCTATGCAGCTCAGCAACGAGCAAACCATGCCCGTGCTGAAGGTGATCGGAAAATGAATGCAGAGCGGCGGAAGTACCTTCAGTCTGAAGGTCGGACGCAAAGTGTATTTGCAGCAAATAATGTATCTCTTGCTTCAGGCAGTGCCCTTGATCTGTTGGTAAATAACAGGGCCTATGCGCAGGATACGATGAACGATATCCGGTATGAAAGTGAAATGAAGGCATGGGAATATGATGTAGATAGAGCTAAAGCAGAGGCTCGTAGTTTTACGTCATCCCGGACTTCAACTCAGGATTCATGGAGTGATACGCTTACAAATCCATTGTTTGTTATTCAGTCTGCGCAAAAAGGGCTTTCACTTTTTGGTAAGGGGTAGTTGGTATGCTTGCTGAAGAAAAAAGAGCAATGCCGGAAGATTCTGTTGAAGCCTTAATGGCGTTAGAACGAATTGTTAGTGCCGAGCAGGAAATGCGTTCCGGAACTGAAGACGGTCAACCGAGTAGTGAGACTGCGTCAAAAATTTTTATTAAAGCTGTATCCAGTGGGAGTGATGTCTCTCGAGGGGCGGTAGCTTCCCAACTGGCCGGGAGTGCCTTTCTCCATTCGCAGATCGAGCCGTTTGAGCAAAAGAAGCAGATTGTAGAGCAGGCACAGCAGTTGTGTCGTAAGCGTCTGCAAGGACTGTGTGGTGATGCAAAAGTGTTGGGGCGAGCCTATGCAACGGCAAGTGAATCAAAAAGCGATGAAAATTCCCGAAAGAGCATGCTGGAATCCTTAGATGAATTACAGGAAAAAATGTCACAGACAGAAGATCTTGTATGGATAATTCAAGGAGAAAGCCGTGGAATTAATGAAAGACAAAAGCGTTTAAATACTTCTGCGTTGTTATGCAGTTTTTTTTCAGAAGTGGCTGTCTACAATCCCGTCGCCGGTTCCCGCTTGTTTGCAGAACGAAAGGACATGCTCGTGACGGCTGATGCAGAACTTGTGGCGGATATTCTTTTACGCAGTTCAAGTGAAAGTGCCTATAACGTCATTTCTCGAGGAATCGAAACGGATGATCCGAAGGAGCGTCTGGATGCACTCTGTACTTGTTGTGAAAAAGTGTCCGCAGACGCGTTGGAGATTTCTGAAAAAAGTTATGCTTTATTGTTGAATAGGGTTGAGGCTGAACGGGTGCAGACTCTTCAGCTGGACAAGCTTTTTACAGCGGTAACACGTAAAAATGTTGCGCGGGAAGTGTGTGAGTTTCTTGTCAGGGGAGACCGGGTCGCGGCACTTTCAGTACTCTATTGTTCACAGGATTTTTCGGAAAGAGAAAAGCAACAAGTAATAGATGTAATTCGTCAGCAACAGTGGGTAACAGAGCCATCAATCTTTATTGAAGCATTTGCCGCATCCGTAGAATGCGAGCGTGGTGCAGAACCATGTTGTATTTTTCCGGCAGATTCTTTGTCTCCGTATGATGCCTTATTGTTGTATGACTTGCTTGGGGAGTACTCACCCAAGACTCAATTTGAAAATGAGCAACTTTTATCTCTATTATACTCATTCCAAGCAACAAAAAATAAAACAGAACCGTCATCAATATTTACAAAAAATAAAAATATTGGTGTTGCGGATAAACAAAAAAGAGCTGTTTCAGATATGACGGTCTTGCGTTATGTACTAGATGCTATTGTCTCTGCACGAAAAGAAAATAAAGATGTATTAACTATTCTGCATACTATTGAGAAGGAAGCATTTTGATGGACTTATTGCATGAGTGTAAGTGTTGTGCTGTGTGTTTTATTGTAAAAAAATATAATAGATAATAAAAATAGCATTTGCTTTGTATAACTCTAGAAAAATACTAGCAAATTTGTATAGAAATGTTAGATCGGTGGTGTGCACCACTATTTAATGAAACTACATAATATAATGGAGCTTACACTTTTTTTTGGTATTCTATCTTTTCTAGGAGATAGGAGTTGCCGTGTATCAGCAGATGAAGTGTATCCAACAGAAGTGTTTTGAGACATGTAGTCGAAGCGAAAGCATGTATGCGTATACCTCCCGACTGCAGGATATTATTCAAGTTCAATACAGCATAGAGACGGCCTTACTGGAAGCTGTGGTTAGAAATGCCACAGGGGAAGGGATTGTACGTCTGCACAACCTTGTGTCGGCACAGAAAACGGTGTTGCATTCGGACATTGAGACAAAGCTTGTATTACGAAGTTTTTATGAAGAGCTGTTTGCCTTGGCCTCAAACTGTATGCTGTCTATGCTTTCTGTGCATCTGATACCGATGTTTGAAGAAGGTCGGGATTTGTATTTGGCAGTCGCGTTTAATCGAAAAACGTTTTACGAACATAATAAAAAGCTCGTTCGTTGTATTGAAGAGCTTGATGAAGTAGGAGCCTGTGCCGCCTTACGGGGGCAGTTGCTACGGATGGGGACGTATTATTCAGTCTACCTTAATTAGTACATAAAAAAAAAGCCGCATGAAGCGGCTTTTTTTTATGTACTCACAGCAGAAATATTCGCGCGGAAGCTACGTATACTGTGAGTATGTGCAGGCTGTTCTAGTGAAGAATTTTATTGAAATTCCGCAGAACAGTCTTAAGCATGTTGTCAGATGGCTCAATAAAGCCAAAATGCATGCCACGGACAAGGCCGACCATAGTCGCCATAAGCATGTCCGCTGTTTCCTGAGCATCAATTTCTGCAATGATGGAACCGTCAAGTTTTCCTTCATCGATAGAATTGCAAAGGTAGCCGGTAACATATGAGTAGATTTCTTTAATCTGGACGAAGAAATCTTCGCTGTTACCACAGTAACGGGTTGGAGCATCCCGGAAAATAAGGGAGAATTCCATGTGGTTCTTTTTTACGAAGACGTAAAAAGATTTGATTACGGATTCTACTTTTTCCAGTGCATTTTCTGGCTCACGTACTTCAAGATATTTTTCAATATCTTCGATGAGCTGGTTTTTGACGTTTGTGATAAGTGTAAGAAAAATATCATCTTTTGTACGGAAGTGGCGGAAGATTGTTCCTTCTGCAACACCAGCTTCTTTGGCGAGAAGACTGGTAGGAGTGTTGCTAAATCCACGTTCGGCAAAAAGACGTGCAGCAGTATCAAGAATAAGATCGCGTTTCATGGTAGCCTCATACCTTTATTTGTCAGTATGCAAATCACCTGCACCAGTGTGTACTCGCACAGGTGAGAGGGGATAACGTGATACTCTGAGGCTGTCAACGACTTGAGGCAGATATTCGATGCCGTGCTGCTACTCTTGTTATCTGAATGTAACTAAGGTGCCGGGCGCATCTTTCAATTTTTTTACCTGTCATCAGTTGATGAACTGTGTTTGTAGACATTTCGTAACGCTTTACCCGTTTGAACTACTGTAGTCTCTAATTCTGTCATAAGATTGCTGATTGCTTTTGGATCCTTTGCTTCAGCGGCGCGTGCAACACAGCTTGCCATTTTGTTGACTTCGCGGAGTGCATATTTTTGTGCGTGCTGCTGAAGTTTTTCTGCTTGGTTGAAAAGTTCTTCGAGTGATCCTTTCTCTAACTGAATAGAAATTTCTTCAAATGTTTCTTGCAGCTGTGATATTATTTTAGGGATTTGTGGAAGGAAAAACGTGTCCAGAACTTCCGCAGGATGTCCCGCTTCTTCAGAGTTAAGCGTCAGGTGGCTAACAGCTTCAGTCAGTGGAATGTCATCCCGTGCTGGTGTTTCTTCATCTTCGGTTTTTGACATAACAGCATTGCCACCAAGAATTTCTTTCAGATAGGCTTCCTCTTCCGGTGTAATTATTTGTGGCGTCGGCAGTGAGGTGTCATCAAATTTACTTTCTTCTGCGGAGGGCTCTTCGAGTTCCTCAAAAATGTATTCATCATGCAGATCGATAGTATCTTCAGCTACATCAAAATCAGAGACGGCAGTAACGGACTCTTCTGTTGTATTATCCGTGAGTATCGCCTGCGAGGAGTCCAATTTTTTTTCTGTTACTTCGCCAGAGAGACTTTCAGAATTTTTATCTGATAAAAGTTTTGTTGGTTCGTTGGGTTCCAAAATTTTTGGGTTTGAGTCTACGTCGTTTTTTGTCTTTTGGAGCTCATATGCGATTTCCGCAGACGCTTTTGTGCCACTGGGAGAGGCAGAAGGTGCTGTAGCAATATCTTCGACAGGTTCGTTTGCAATAGTCTCTTGAACTATATTCTCAGGCAGGAGATTTATTGGCTCTGGCTCTGGCTCTGGCTTTGGCTCTGGTGCTATGTCCAGTCCTGAGAGGGATAGATGTTCAAGCTCTGGAACGTCATCAATTTCTTCAAAATTGTCTGCGTATTCGTCATTAGTTTCTTCAGTATCTTGATCTATAGGCTCGGTTACCTCAAGAGGGAGGTTATATAAGCCAAGGTTTTTCAGAGCAGCAAGTAAGTCGGGTTTAGACACCGGTGTAGGCAATGCTTCAGCATATCCTGAATCGCAAAGTAATTCCGCGCTTACAGGGCTGTTCGCAATGGCGATTGCGGGCGTAGAAGGAGAATCAAGATTTTTGTCAACTTCAAGAAGCTGTGACAGAATGGTAATGGAGTCTTCTGTCAGTTCTGCTGCAACAATAACAGCATCAATGTTAGCGGCCTCGTATGTTGTAATAGCTTCATCAAAAGACGTTACTTTATGAGCATGGAACACGTCGGGATCAAGATTTTCCTGAATTGATTCAGAAGGCGCAGACCGTGTTTCAATAATCAGTAGTTGGGGGATTACTGCTTCCTTATCTTGCTCGTTTGAGGAACTTTTTTGTAGTGAATGATGAACAATTGCGCTTGGATAATCTCGTGCAGCTTTATCAAATCTTTCAAGACGGATGGTAAAGGAGACTGTCGTGCCTATATTTGGCTCAGACTCGATGCACAGAAAACCGTCCATTAAATGAACAAGTTCTGCTGTCACGCTTAATCCAAGACCGGAACCACAGTATTTACCTGAATTTTGTTCAGGTTCCTGACAGAATCGTTCCATTACATCATATTTGTTTTGTAGTGGAATACCGCGTCCCTGATCTTTTACGGAAAACAAGAGCTGCACTGTTTCCTCTGAAGATCGCAGACTTGAGACGTATATACCTATCTTTCCGGCATTGCTGAAACGCACGGCGTTTCCCAATAGATTTAATAAGATTTGGATCAGTCGGTTTGGGTCGCCAATAAAATGAACCGGAAGGTTGGGAGCAATCTCCCATGCAAGTGATAGACCCTTTTCTTCGGTATGCGGCAACATGATGTGATATGCATCTTTTACCATTCGCTGCAGATCAAAACTATTTTTTTGTAATGTTAACCTATTGTTATCTGCTCTATTCAGGTCAAGTAAATCTTTCAGTTGTAGTTGCAGAACATGGGTTGCGGATTGCAATGTGCGCAGAGCATGCTCCCCTTCTTTGGGTATATTAATGTCACGTAATTTTTCACCCATTCTGGCAATAGTCGTAAGTGGCGACTGTAGGTCATGACTTATTTTATGTATGATTTTTTCCGGTGTGAAGTCTTGATGTTTTCTGTTGTAGTCAATGGTGCTGTGAGCATGAAGTTCAGAACCGTGCAGTGCAATCGGTGTAAAAATCATAAGGCCCATCGCGACACCTGCAAAAGGCATAAGTTGCAGAATACCAGCAATATCGGCGGTGTTCGCAGGCAATAAGGCGAGAAGCCCCCCAAGTGCCGTAAGCAGGCAGCCTGTTGTGAATCTTTTTCCACCAGGAATTTTTTTAGAAATTGCAGCACAACCGGGAATAATACCTAACACCGCTAGAGTTGGCCATAGGGAGAGGTAATGCTGTGAACTTGAACATCCTGGAATGAGTGGGAAAAAGGAAACAAGCAATCCCAGTAATGAGAGTCCCCATAGCAGTGCGTTGATGTGACGCGGGCATTCTCCATTATAAAATAGATTACGCCCAATATGCGGAAGAATGATTAACGCCAGACCGGGGAGAAGAATTGTCCACGCTGTAGAAAATTCCAGTCCTGCTGCGGTGGATGGTGAAAATCCAAACGTGTAGTATGTCGTTGTAAGCAATGTATAAACGCAAAGCCAGAAGCAGCTCTCAGCCCTAGTAAATACGGCAAGAAAGAAATTTAATCCCGCAATACCTAGGGTCAGTCCGATAAGAAGCCAGAATAGTAAGGAAGGAACAAAGGTCGGCATAGCCGAGTTCTGTAACGTTATTTCGGGTGTAAACCATAGTCCTGGTTTTCCCTCCACGCGCAGGTAGTATTCTGCCAGTCTAGCCTTTGAAGCATCTGGAAGCGGGATGTGGCAACGGGAGATCGTAGAAGACTGCCAACGTTGTGAATTATTGGCAGGTTGATAGAAAAGCGTTGTCGGGCGACGAACTAGACCGCCGAACTGCATAAAAGGAAAGAAGCCATTCATACGCCAGCGTTCAAACTGTTCAATTGGAATAGATATGCGAATCCAGACTCGCTTGACGGAGTATGGGATTGGAGTCTGATCCAGCGGGGTAAATACGTTGCTAAATTCAGGTGCAGCGATTTGATATATAGAAGAGACCGGTGTGTCTTCGAAAAAAACATCGTATGCAACGGGCACCCGGTGACCAGAGTTCAGGGCATCGCTAAGTGATGGTATACAGAGGGCAACTAGAACACAGCATGACACAAAGCAAAAGATCGCTTTTCGGAAGCGTAACAGAGTAGCAAGCATATGGTTCACCGTTATAGTTGTCTGAGTTGCTAAATAAAAAGAACATAGAACGATGATAAATAAATGTCTATAATGCAAAAGAAAAACGCCGTCAGCATTTGCCGACGGCGTCTTTAGACAAAAGAAGGCTATTTTCGGTGTTCATCAATAAATTCTTTGAGTGGTTTTCCCTGTGGCGTCTGAGCAAATGGATTGGACGCGAGCAGTTCTTCCCATGCCGCAATTCCCTTATCTCTTTGTTTTAAATCATGCAGGTAAACAATCCCTTTGTTGAAAAGAGCGTTAGGGTGTGTGGCATTACGCTGGAGTGCTTGGTTGTAGCTCTCAATGGCTTTTTGATATTGGCCTGTTTGACGGTACATAGTGCCAAGATCTGTCCATATGTCAGCGTGTGAACTGTCAAGTTCCAGGCTTCTGCTGTATGCTGCAATAGCACTTTCAGGGTGATTGGTATCGTAGTACGCGTTACCAAGCTGTTGCCATGCAAGGGCGTTGGTCGGTTCGTTACGGGTTTGGCGCTCCAAATCAATAATTCTTGAGGCTTGGTCTTGTGAGATTTGAGATTGCAGTGGCTGAGCCTGCTGGACTTTTGCGGTCTGTTTCGCAGGGGAGGGAGCCGCCGTATATATGACTGTTAGCAGGTTTCCAAGGAATACCCCAAGGAAGAGGGCAAAGACAATGCACATAATAGTAGTGCTTTTCTTTACATATACTCCTTTTTCAAATTCTTGCCTTAGGCGTTCAGCTTCGCGCTTTGTCATGGAAAACGACCATCCTGTATTGTTATTATGTTGAGAGGAAGTAGAGTTTAATATCAATACAGAAAACACAAGGCAATAAAAGCGACTGTAAAAAATATATACAAAATTCACTAATGT
This genomic interval carries:
- a CDS encoding major capsid protein; translation: MGATLKELATVHSAKQPQQVDSLTEEAPVLGVIPFEEASHGLWNMYEEVTDVEGAGWVEMNAPLPGVDVTSDLKKVDLSILGGEIECPEDTARMFGNKEAYFARKLPKIIRKSGMAAEQRIIYDNFLRWAADNKRMVSAGATSDDCYSVLAVRFVSGETTGLYSSESFKQGTLLDVQPINGGQLYKASSGKHEGVLCYGCRLKAYFGLQIANEHSVAALVNINKKNTPTAMMIDDLLADVRATSGTTYLFMHGKAQTLLNEHKGKSLQVLPSGRDLDRQITHWNGVEIVTSYNFLDGTEAARTV
- a CDS encoding FCD domain-containing protein encodes the protein MYAYTSRLQDIIQVQYSIETALLEAVVRNATGEGIVRLHNLVSAQKTVLHSDIETKLVLRSFYEELFALASNCMLSMLSVHLIPMFEEGRDLYLAVAFNRKTFYEHNKKLVRCIEELDEVGACAALRGQLLRMGTYYSVYLN
- a CDS encoding TetR/AcrR family transcriptional regulator, giving the protein MKRDLILDTAARLFAERGFSNTPTSLLAKEAGVAEGTIFRHFRTKDDIFLTLITNVKNQLIEDIEKYLEVREPENALEKVESVIKSFYVFVKKNHMEFSLIFRDAPTRYCGNSEDFFVQIKEIYSYVTGYLCNSIDEGKLDGSIIAEIDAQETADMLMATMVGLVRGMHFGFIEPSDNMLKTVLRNFNKILH
- a CDS encoding ATP-binding protein, whose protein sequence is MLATLLRFRKAIFCFVSCCVLVALCIPSLSDALNSGHRVPVAYDVFFEDTPVSSIYQIAAPEFSNVFTPLDQTPIPYSVKRVWIRISIPIEQFERWRMNGFFPFMQFGGLVRRPTTLFYQPANNSQRWQSSTISRCHIPLPDASKARLAEYYLRVEGKPGLWFTPEITLQNSAMPTFVPSLLFWLLIGLTLGIAGLNFFLAVFTRAESCFWLCVYTLLTTTYYTFGFSPSTAAGLEFSTAWTILLPGLALIILPHIGRNLFYNGECPRHINALLWGLSLLGLLVSFFPLIPGCSSSQHYLSLWPTLAVLGIIPGCAAISKKIPGGKRFTTGCLLTALGGLLALLPANTADIAGILQLMPFAGVAMGLMIFTPIALHGSELHAHSTIDYNRKHQDFTPEKIIHKISHDLQSPLTTIARMGEKLRDINIPKEGEHALRTLQSATHVLQLQLKDLLDLNRADNNRLTLQKNSFDLQRMVKDAYHIMLPHTEEKGLSLAWEIAPNLPVHFIGDPNRLIQILLNLLGNAVRFSNAGKIGIYVSSLRSSEETVQLLFSVKDQGRGIPLQNKYDVMERFCQEPEQNSGKYCGSGLGLSVTAELVHLMDGFLCIESEPNIGTTVSFTIRLERFDKAARDYPSAIVHHSLQKSSSNEQDKEAVIPQLLIIETRSAPSESIQENLDPDVFHAHKVTSFDEAITTYEAANIDAVIVAAELTEDSITILSQLLEVDKNLDSPSTPAIAIANSPVSAELLCDSGYAEALPTPVSKPDLLAALKNLGLYNLPLEVTEPIDQDTEETNDEYADNFEEIDDVPELEHLSLSGLDIAPEPKPEPEPEPINLLPENIVQETIANEPVEDIATAPSASPSGTKASAEIAYELQKTKNDVDSNPKILEPNEPTKLLSDKNSESLSGEVTEKKLDSSQAILTDNTTEESVTAVSDFDVAEDTIDLHDEYIFEELEEPSAEESKFDDTSLPTPQIITPEEEAYLKEILGGNAVMSKTEDEETPARDDIPLTEAVSHLTLNSEEAGHPAEVLDTFFLPQIPKIISQLQETFEEISIQLEKGSLEELFNQAEKLQQHAQKYALREVNKMASCVARAAEAKDPKAISNLMTELETTVVQTGKALRNVYKHSSSTDDR
- a CDS encoding tetratricopeptide repeat protein; the encoded protein is MTKREAERLRQEFEKGVYVKKSTTIMCIVFALFLGVFLGNLLTVIYTAAPSPAKQTAKVQQAQPLQSQISQDQASRIIDLERQTRNEPTNALAWQQLGNAYYDTNHPESAIAAYSRSLELDSSHADIWTDLGTMYRQTGQYQKAIESYNQALQRNATHPNALFNKGIVYLHDLKQRDKGIAAWEELLASNPFAQTPQGKPLKEFIDEHRK